The proteins below come from a single Rhizobium tropici CIAT 899 genomic window:
- a CDS encoding CobW family GTP-binding protein — MTETATQKPVPVTVLTGYLGAGKTTLLNRILSENHGKKYAVIVNEFGEIGIDNDLIVESDEEIYEMNNGCVCCTVRGDLIRVVEGLMRRPGRFDGIIVETTGLADPVPVAQTFFMDDDVRAKTELDAVVALVDAKHLPLRLKDSREAEDQIAFADVVVINKSDLVTPEELAQIEDIVRAINPAARVYKTTRSGVDLARVLNQGAFNLERALENDPHFLEHGHEDHVCGPDCDHDHHHHHDHDHDHHHHDHDHHHHHAPSPIHDVTVQSVSLRGGEMNAERFFPWIQKITQTQGPNILRLKGIIAFKDDPERYVVQGVHMIIEGDHQRPWKDGEKHESRLVFIGRELDREKLEQSFKACEASA; from the coding sequence ATGACCGAAACAGCCACGCAAAAGCCCGTTCCCGTCACCGTTCTCACCGGCTATCTCGGCGCCGGCAAGACGACGCTGCTGAACCGCATCCTCTCCGAAAACCACGGCAAGAAATACGCCGTCATCGTCAACGAGTTCGGCGAGATCGGCATCGACAACGACCTGATCGTCGAGTCGGACGAAGAAATCTACGAAATGAACAATGGCTGCGTCTGCTGCACCGTTCGCGGCGACCTGATCCGCGTCGTCGAAGGCCTGATGCGCCGTCCCGGCCGTTTTGACGGCATCATCGTCGAAACCACCGGCCTTGCCGATCCGGTTCCGGTCGCCCAGACCTTCTTCATGGATGACGATGTCCGCGCCAAGACCGAACTCGACGCCGTCGTCGCGCTCGTCGATGCCAAGCACCTGCCGCTGCGCCTCAAGGACAGCCGCGAAGCCGAAGACCAGATCGCCTTTGCCGACGTCGTCGTCATCAACAAGTCGGATCTCGTAACGCCGGAAGAGCTGGCCCAGATCGAGGATATCGTGCGCGCCATCAACCCGGCCGCCCGCGTCTACAAGACGACCCGCTCCGGTGTCGATCTCGCCCGCGTGCTGAACCAGGGCGCCTTCAACCTGGAACGTGCTCTGGAAAACGATCCGCATTTCCTCGAGCACGGCCATGAGGATCATGTCTGCGGCCCGGATTGCGATCATGATCACCACCACCATCATGATCATGACCACGATCATCACCACCATGATCATGACCATCACCACCACCACGCGCCTTCGCCGATCCACGACGTCACCGTGCAGTCGGTTTCGCTGCGCGGCGGCGAGATGAATGCCGAGCGCTTCTTCCCCTGGATCCAGAAGATCACGCAGACGCAAGGCCCGAATATACTCCGCCTCAAGGGCATCATCGCCTTCAAGGACGATCCGGAACGATACGTCGTCCAGGGCGTGCACATGATCATCGAAGGCGATCATCAGCGTCCGTGGAAGGATGGCGAAAAGCACGAAAGCCGCCTCGTCTTCATCGGCCGCGAGCTCGACCGCGAAAAGCTGGAACAGAGCTTCAAGGCGTGCGAGGCATCCGCCTGA